In Acidobacteriota bacterium, the following are encoded in one genomic region:
- a CDS encoding carboxypeptidase regulatory-like domain-containing protein produces MRTAAVCLVVFVAACSDDSPSSPVAPTNPMAPTTSGFTLSGTVRDSRPNGPALAGATVRLDTGQSTAAGSDGRYRFQNVSGAVTVTASGPHHVAASQTATMDQDRTVDFALAHTGVPPFEGTVFISPRLIDSSDSSSLMNVTYAGRGMREVFDRRVDRWITVDAYLFDVRYGWGAVEFQVNPEFGSVDAARAEVDTYAPALGRLPAFLMTNAREVEINAGVELFGGNPNGSFLIHTGQGRRYIDDGFLEEILFHEAAHVSLDARHANAPGWTTAQSADGVFVSTYARDNPGREDVAESILPYFAVRRRSARLGDADRTAILAAIPNRLEYFDRQGFVN; encoded by the coding sequence CCGTCTGCCTCGTCGTGTTCGTCGCCGCCTGCAGCGACGATTCGCCCTCCTCACCCGTCGCCCCGACCAACCCGATGGCGCCCACGACATCGGGCTTCACGCTCTCCGGAACAGTGCGGGACAGCCGGCCGAACGGACCCGCGCTCGCCGGCGCAACCGTCCGCCTCGACACCGGCCAGTCGACCGCCGCCGGCTCCGACGGTCGCTACAGGTTCCAGAACGTCTCCGGCGCCGTCACCGTCACGGCGTCCGGCCCGCACCACGTCGCCGCCTCACAGACGGCGACGATGGATCAGGACCGGACGGTCGACTTCGCGCTGGCGCACACCGGCGTCCCGCCGTTCGAGGGGACCGTGTTCATCTCACCCCGGCTGATCGACAGCTCCGACTCGTCCTCCCTGATGAACGTGACCTACGCCGGCCGCGGGATGCGCGAGGTCTTCGACCGGCGCGTCGACCGCTGGATCACGGTCGACGCGTACCTGTTCGACGTGCGGTACGGCTGGGGCGCGGTCGAGTTTCAGGTCAACCCCGAGTTCGGCAGCGTCGACGCGGCCCGCGCCGAGGTCGACACCTACGCGCCGGCGCTCGGGCGGCTGCCCGCGTTCCTGATGACCAACGCCCGCGAAGTCGAGATCAACGCGGGCGTCGAGCTGTTCGGCGGGAACCCCAACGGGAGCTTCCTGATCCACACCGGGCAGGGTCGGCGGTACATCGACGACGGGTTCCTCGAGGAGATCCTGTTCCACGAAGCGGCGCACGTGTCGCTCGACGCCAGGCACGCGAACGCGCCCGGCTGGACCACGGCGCAGTCCGCGGACGGCGTGTTCGTGTCGACCTACGCCCGCGACAACCCCGGCCGCGAGGACGTGGCCGAGAGCATCCTGCCGTACTTCGCCGTGCGGCGACGGTCCGCGCGGTTGGGAGACGCCGACCGGACTGCTATTCTGGCGGCGATCCCCAACCGGCTGGAGTACTTCGACCGGCAGGGGTTCGTGAACTGA
- a CDS encoding PQQ-binding-like beta-propeller repeat protein, producing MTVHQCFAGLSDTPIPDWEAGAYSPLTNAMYMPLRNSCARMLATLEGNLRGYALGVRHQLAPGTDQLGAVHAISAETGRTLWIHEQRAATMSLVATGGGLVFGGDVNGRFRALDQETGDVLWEINLGSPVTGFPITYAVDGRQYVAVSTGLAATASGFISLTRELRPSAGNTFFVFALQN from the coding sequence ATGACTGTTCACCAGTGCTTTGCAGGACTCTCTGATACGCCGATACCGGACTGGGAGGCCGGCGCCTACAGCCCGCTGACCAACGCGATGTACATGCCGCTGCGCAACAGTTGCGCGCGGATGCTGGCGACGCTGGAGGGGAACCTGCGCGGCTACGCGCTCGGCGTCCGCCACCAGCTCGCCCCCGGCACCGACCAGTTGGGCGCGGTGCACGCGATCTCGGCCGAGACCGGCCGGACGCTCTGGATCCACGAGCAGCGGGCCGCCACCATGTCGCTCGTGGCCACCGGCGGCGGGCTCGTCTTCGGCGGCGACGTCAACGGCCGCTTCCGGGCCCTCGACCAGGAGACCGGCGACGTGCTGTGGGAGATCAACCTGGGCTCACCCGTAACCGGCTTCCCCATCACCTACGCCGTCGACGGCCGGCAGTACGTGGCGGTGAGCACCGGCTTGGCCGCAACCGCCTCCGGCTTCATCTCGTTGACGCGGGAGCTGCGCCCGAGCGCCGGCAACACGTTCTTCGTCTTCGCCCTGCAGAACTGA